In a genomic window of Colius striatus isolate bColStr4 chromosome 2, bColStr4.1.hap1, whole genome shotgun sequence:
- the LOC133624968 gene encoding uncharacterized protein LOC133624968, whose protein sequence is MAAPGANSRPQAARKPASRGERRGPLLCVSLSPSRGLRVPPAAAPTSPCTAANKNCRLLSRPSPQSAQRGRPGAAWLPAGRGAHPSTRAARKGRSVTRSAGSAPPSSGISARYRRAPGRRWGGGAALLRRRPLLQQVCAELQRGGPALARSAPEESARGLAAPPKQRSGGTGSTGAQRAVAAERVLKLNAARISHGGFIF, encoded by the coding sequence ATGGCGGCCCCCGGCGCTAATAGCCGCCCACAAGCCGCCCGCAAGCCCGCGTCCCGGGGGGAGCGGCGTGGTCCTCTTCTATGTGTCTCCCTATCCCCCAGCCGAGGGCTCCGTGTCCCGCCGGCCGCAGCTCCTACCTCACCCTGCACTGCCGCGAATAAAAACTGTCGCCTTTTATCCCGTCCTTCCCCGCAGAGCGCTCAGAGGGGCCGCCCAGGCGCTGCCTGGTTACCTGCCGGGCGAGGTGCGCATCCATCCACGAGAGCTGCTCGGAAGGGCCGCTCTGTAACGCGGAGCGCAGGCAGCGCACCACCGTCAAGCGGCATTAGCGCCCGCTACCGCCGTGCCCCAGGAAGGAGATGGGGCGGCGGCGCTGCTTTACTGCGGCGGCGGCCGCTTTTGCAGCAGGTGTGCGCCGAGCTGCAGCGCGGCGGCCCGGCGCTGGCGAGAAGCGCGCCCGAGGAAAGTGCCCGGGGGCTTGCTGCACCACCGAAGCAGCGCAGCGGAGGGACGGGATCCACTGGTGCACAAAGAGCTGTGGCGGCCGAGCGGGTTCTCAAACTTAACGCTGCTCGAATCTCACACGgtggatttattttctaa